A window of Variovorax paradoxus genomic DNA:
GCGCTCCCCCTTTTCGTGTTCGTCCTGGCCTACAACCTGGCCCGGCCGGGCACGCTCGAACGCGGCGTGTACGGCCGCACCATGTCGCGCCTGGCGATGTTCGGCGCGCTGGCCTCCGTGCCCTTCGTGGCCCTCGGCGGCCTGTACGCCGGTTGGTGGCCGCTCAACGTGATGTTCACGCTGCTGGTCGTCACGGCCACGGCTTACCTGGTCGAACGTGGCGGCAAGCTGCACCTGGCGGCCGCCGGCGTGGTGTTCCTGGTCGGCGGCAGCTCGGTCGAATATTGGTGGCCGGCCGTGGCTTTCGGCCTGGCGGTGTGGTCGTACACGCGCCGGCCGAGCTGGGCCGCCGCGGCGGTCGCGGTGCTGGCCTGCGCGGCCCTGTGGTTCGTCAATCGCAACCTGTGGGCCTTGGCAGCCCTGCCGGTGCTCTTCCTGGCCTCGCGGGTGGATGTGCGCGTGCCGCGCCTGCGCTGGGCCTTCTACGCCTATTACCCGCTGCACCTGGCCTCGCTCTGGTTGATCCGCATCCCCATGAGCAAGGCCGGCTACCTGTTCTTCTGATTGGAGTCCTGCCCCATGCGAAAACCCGTTCTTCTGGCCCTCTCTCTGGCGTTCCTGGTCAGCGCGCAAAGCGCACTGGCCGCCGGCGACGCCGGCAACTTCGGCACGCCGATCAAGTCCGGCGTATCGGTGTCCTTCCCCGACAGCAGCGCGACATTCCAGCCGACGCCAGAGGCCCTGGAGCTGCTGGCCGACGCTAGGAATGCGGCGATCATCTACATCAGCGGGCGCACCAGCACACTACGGCCCAGCGCGGCCGATGAGGCCCTTGCACTACGCCGTGCGCTCTCGGCCAGGTCGTACTTGGTGGC
This region includes:
- a CDS encoding OmpA family protein codes for the protein MRKPVLLALSLAFLVSAQSALAAGDAGNFGTPIKSGVSVSFPDSSATFQPTPEALELLADARNAAIIYISGRTSTLRPSAADEALALRRALSARSYLVARGVSPLKIMVNFASAADFVADNSTAEGRRENQRVDIEVVYIPTY
- a CDS encoding TraX family protein; the protein is MKALRIPDGTVEALKWLALVLMTGDHVNKYLFNATLPVLFEAGRVALPLFVFVLAYNLARPGTLERGVYGRTMSRLAMFGALASVPFVALGGLYAGWWPLNVMFTLLVVTATAYLVERGGKLHLAAAGVVFLVGGSSVEYWWPAVAFGLAVWSYTRRPSWAAAAVAVLACAALWFVNRNLWALAALPVLFLASRVDVRVPRLRWAFYAYYPLHLASLWLIRIPMSKAGYLFF